A genome region from Cytophagales bacterium includes the following:
- a CDS encoding endonuclease domain-containing protein has product MSISKKFNSSDSPLYLTRKGGIKGNEVEKARQLRKQATEAEKILWQVLRNRKLNNLKFRRQHPIASYIVDFYCAEVVLIVELDGSIHTIPDEKDYDVARQEDLENMGYSVLRFTNTQVEKNINNVLSIISKTAEEQKKTLSL; this is encoded by the coding sequence ATGAGTATTTCTAAAAAATTTAACTCATCTGATTCACCTCTTTACCTAACTCGTAAAGGTGGAATAAAAGGAAACGAGGTGGAAAAAGCACGCCAGCTTCGTAAACAAGCTACAGAGGCAGAAAAGATCCTATGGCAAGTATTACGTAACAGGAAACTAAACAACCTTAAGTTTAGAAGACAACATCCTATAGCTTCATATATAGTTGATTTTTATTGTGCAGAAGTAGTCCTTATAGTGGAACTAGATGGTTCAATCCATACTATTCCTGATGAAAAAGATTATGATGTTGCACGACAGGAGGATCTGGAAAACATGGGATACAGCGTACTGCGTTTTACAAATACACAAGTAGAAAAAAATATAAATAATGTTCTCTCTATAATTAGCAAAACAGCAGAAGAACAAAAAAAGACTCTTTCCCTCTAA
- a CDS encoding type IX secretion system membrane protein PorP/SprF — protein MKKLIIILLSIAYCLLPTANCLSQDPQFSQFYAAPLYLNPAFTGKTIKARFITNARMQWLGLSKAYNTYAFSLDQNYDNYNSGAGFMFVTDRAGGGSLVSNEVNFLYAYTLKLSKKIILKPGIQLGYNFRKISLNDLTFGDQLDEFGNTYNGTSETFSNTNVSYADISTGVLLYSQKSWLGIALHHLNRPDQSFTDDVISRNPVKISIHAGTMIPVENESFGEKALNIAPAILYKKQGKFDQLDVGVHFHYEPLVLGFWYRGNPLKLYDNNYANHDAVVVLAGYKQNNFSFGYSYDITISKIRTVAMGSHEISLIYEFEYDIKKIIKRDKGTFPVPGI, from the coding sequence ATGAAAAAACTTATCATCATATTGCTATCAATTGCCTACTGCCTATTGCCTACTGCCAACTGCCTTTCCCAGGATCCACAGTTTTCACAATTCTACGCTGCCCCGCTGTATTTGAACCCGGCTTTTACAGGTAAAACTATTAAAGCAAGATTTATTACTAATGCCAGGATGCAATGGTTAGGTCTTTCGAAGGCATATAATACTTATGCATTTTCACTTGACCAGAATTATGACAATTATAATAGTGGAGCAGGATTTATGTTTGTTACCGACAGGGCCGGAGGAGGGAGCTTAGTTTCAAATGAGGTGAATTTCTTGTATGCTTATACGTTAAAACTTTCTAAAAAGATCATTCTCAAACCGGGGATTCAGCTTGGATACAATTTTCGCAAGATTAGCTTGAATGACCTTACTTTTGGCGATCAGTTAGATGAATTTGGTAATACGTATAATGGTACGTCAGAAACTTTCAGCAATACAAATGTAAGCTATGCCGATATTTCAACTGGTGTTTTGTTATATTCTCAAAAATCATGGTTGGGCATCGCTTTGCATCACTTAAACAGGCCGGATCAATCATTTACAGATGATGTAATAAGCAGAAACCCTGTTAAAATTTCAATACACGCAGGAACTATGATACCTGTCGAAAACGAGTCTTTTGGTGAGAAAGCGCTGAATATTGCCCCTGCCATATTGTATAAAAAACAGGGGAAATTTGACCAGTTGGATGTGGGAGTGCATTTTCATTATGAACCACTCGTACTGGGATTCTGGTACAGGGGAAACCCATTAAAACTATATGACAATAACTATGCAAATCACGATGCTGTGGTTGTTTTGGCCGGGTATAAGCAAAATAATTTCAGCTTTGGATATAGCTATGACATCACTATTTCAAAAATAAGAACAGTTGCAATGGGTTCGCATGAAATATCCTTGATTTATGAGTTTGAATACGATATAAAAAAGATCATTAAAAGAGATAAAGGAACTTTTCCTGTGCCGGGGATTTAG
- a CDS encoding ATP-binding protein translates to MQRSALKRLLEWKVSGSRKPLIIRGARQVGKTWLMKDFGEREYEQCAYINFESNKLLKDLFVQDYDIKRILKALEIQTGIKINHANTLIIFDEIQEAEGAITSLKYFVENAPEYHILSAGSLLGVSLHKKTSFPVGKVEFLDLYPLNFTEYLEAAGQENLLGLLHEKDWKLIRQFKQKYIEQLRQYYFIGGMPEPVYQFTLNNDFDEVRAIQKRILASYEQDFSKHAPHEIVPRIRMLWNSIPAQMAKENRKFIYGLIRQGARAKEYEHALSWLVDCGLVHKVHKVSKPAIPLKAYEDLKTFKLFFADIGLLGAICDIDVKILLKSIGIFEEFKGVISEQFILQQLISASGLNPFYWSSEKSTAEIDFLLQYQDKLIPVEVKAEENLQAKSLKFFVEKFKPTLAIRTSMSDYRKEDWLVNIPLYAICGLKDFIRNNLQYI, encoded by the coding sequence ATGCAAAGATCGGCTCTCAAACGACTATTAGAATGGAAAGTTTCCGGTTCACGTAAGCCCCTTATTATAAGAGGCGCCAGGCAAGTAGGAAAAACCTGGTTAATGAAAGATTTTGGAGAAAGGGAATATGAACAATGCGCATACATTAATTTTGAGAGCAATAAATTGCTTAAAGACCTTTTTGTACAGGATTATGATATAAAACGAATACTTAAAGCGCTGGAAATTCAAACAGGAATTAAAATAAATCATGCCAATACGCTGATTATCTTTGATGAAATACAAGAAGCAGAGGGAGCTATTACTTCCCTGAAGTATTTTGTTGAAAATGCTCCTGAATACCATATATTATCAGCCGGTTCTTTGCTGGGAGTTTCATTGCATAAAAAAACATCCTTCCCTGTTGGAAAAGTTGAATTTTTAGACCTTTACCCACTAAACTTCACAGAATATTTAGAAGCCGCAGGACAGGAGAACTTACTGGGTCTGTTGCACGAAAAGGACTGGAAACTTATCAGGCAATTTAAACAAAAGTATATAGAACAACTCCGTCAATACTATTTTATAGGAGGAATGCCCGAACCGGTTTATCAATTCACATTGAATAATGATTTTGATGAAGTAAGGGCGATTCAAAAACGAATATTAGCTTCTTATGAACAGGATTTTTCAAAACATGCACCCCATGAAATTGTTCCCCGGATCAGGATGCTATGGAATTCTATACCCGCTCAAATGGCAAAAGAAAACAGAAAGTTTATATATGGCTTAATACGGCAAGGAGCAAGGGCTAAGGAATATGAGCATGCTTTATCGTGGCTTGTTGATTGCGGATTAGTCCACAAGGTACACAAAGTGTCAAAGCCGGCAATTCCGCTAAAAGCTTATGAGGACTTAAAAACATTCAAACTGTTTTTTGCCGATATTGGATTGTTAGGTGCAATATGTGATATAGATGTAAAAATTTTACTAAAAAGCATCGGTATTTTTGAAGAATTTAAAGGAGTGATAAGTGAGCAGTTTATATTACAACAACTTATTTCAGCATCAGGATTGAACCCGTTTTACTGGTCATCTGAAAAATCAACTGCTGAAATAGATTTTTTATTACAATATCAGGACAAGTTGATTCCTGTTGAGGTAAAAGCAGAAGAAAATTTACAGGCAAAAAGTTTGAAGTTTTTTGTTGAGAAATTCAAACCAACCCTGGCAATCAGAACATCTATGTCGGACTATAGAAAAGAGGACTGGTTAGTCAATATACCTCTTTATGCTATTTGCGGATTGAAGGATTTCATTAGAAATAACCTGCAATATATATAA
- a CDS encoding T9SS type A sorting domain-containing protein, which yields MNYKACTKSRILLQYILIIFIFNIDIYSQNLIHNAGFEDNTSNPDSDSQVDRLEVWTDDLAKRPTFGPTTHWLHSPDYYKMSHYGLRESIGIGGASINVTPHSGSGFIGMGSAELIEQKFFVNNELKEGTDYTLSMFIRIFDGTICCFGISAFDSDWDRVVGSLDFYLSKGKIKYKNNKISDFTCDDEYDDFKTLHSFTKIGTIPITNNLYPSGQWHLVSFSFVAPSSDFNWIGFEIPAVACGTYLVIDDVSLVESCPIGKECSRTFGNISPIFKSTLMADNEPFCVSSINNVSFAKLEIIALNGTIIRVYELTIPNGIDFDICWDGRTSGGNIVAAALYDYRLILSNDCKTQQYTGKLSYSGGITIDPIDYSDKIILSTWNVTPIPCCLEEIEISNQTLIGELEYVAKNSITLGPNVTISSSSVVQFTAGTEIIGLPGITVQVGADVTATIQPCGNCRFSNNADSVNNKNEDQNIFIENKNTILEKNTIARPVIAALPNPFKVNVIFEYELEQDGPVELFVSNIQGKKIEALVNETNKPAGRHLFLYYASHLKPGIYLYTLKTKDYSITKRLVVLK from the coding sequence ATGAATTATAAAGCTTGTACAAAATCAAGAATATTATTGCAATATATCTTAATTATATTTATTTTTAATATTGATATATATTCCCAAAATTTAATACATAATGCTGGATTTGAGGATAACACGTCTAATCCTGATAGTGATTCACAAGTAGACAGATTAGAGGTTTGGACAGATGATTTAGCTAAAAGGCCTACTTTTGGACCAACCACCCATTGGTTACATTCCCCTGATTATTATAAAATGTCGCATTATGGATTGAGAGAATCAATTGGTATAGGAGGTGCGTCTATAAATGTTACTCCACACTCTGGTTCAGGATTTATTGGAATGGGTAGTGCTGAACTTATAGAACAAAAGTTTTTTGTTAATAATGAGTTAAAAGAAGGAACAGATTATACATTATCTATGTTTATTAGAATATTTGATGGTACCATTTGTTGTTTTGGTATTAGTGCTTTTGATAGTGATTGGGATAGAGTTGTAGGATCACTAGATTTTTATTTGTCAAAGGGAAAAATTAAATATAAAAATAACAAAATTAGTGATTTTACGTGTGATGACGAATATGATGACTTTAAAACTCTACATTCATTCACAAAAATTGGCACGATTCCAATAACAAATAATTTATACCCATCTGGACAATGGCATCTTGTTTCATTTTCATTCGTAGCACCAAGTAGTGACTTTAACTGGATAGGTTTTGAAATACCTGCTGTCGCTTGTGGTACATATCTTGTAATCGATGATGTATCTCTTGTTGAAAGTTGTCCAATTGGAAAAGAATGCAGCAGAACTTTTGGAAATATTTCCCCTATTTTTAAAAGCACTTTGATGGCAGATAATGAGCCTTTTTGTGTTTCCAGTATCAATAATGTAAGTTTTGCTAAATTAGAAATAATAGCCCTTAATGGTACTATAATCAGAGTATATGAACTTACTATTCCAAATGGTATTGATTTTGATATATGCTGGGATGGCAGAACAAGTGGAGGGAATATTGTTGCAGCCGCTCTTTACGATTATAGATTAATATTAAGCAACGACTGTAAAACTCAACAATATACTGGCAAACTTTCCTATTCAGGAGGTATCACAATAGATCCCATTGATTACTCTGATAAAATTATTCTAAGTACCTGGAATGTTACTCCTATACCTTGTTGCTTAGAAGAGATTGAAATAAGTAACCAAACTTTAATAGGTGAACTTGAATATGTAGCAAAAAATTCTATTACATTAGGCCCAAATGTAACTATATCTTCATCTTCGGTGGTGCAATTCACAGCTGGAACTGAAATAATTGGTTTACCGGGAATAACAGTTCAAGTTGGTGCTGATGTTACTGCTACAATTCAACCATGTGGAAATTGTAGGTTTTCTAACAATGCGGATTCGGTAAATAACAAAAATGAAGATCAAAATATATTTATCGAGAATAAAAATACAATCCTTGAAAAAAACACAATCGCCCGCCCCGTCATAGCCGCTCTCCCAAACCCTTTCAAGGTTAACGTTATTTTTGAATATGAACTTGAGCAGGATGGTCCTGTAGAACTTTTCGTATCAAATATACAAGGCAAAAAAATAGAAGCGCTTGTAAACGAAACAAACAAACCTGCCGGCAGGCATTTGTTTCTGTATTATGCCTCGCATTTGAAACCGGGCATTTACCTCTACACGCTTAAAACCAAAGATTATTCCATAACCAAAAGATTGGTAGTGTTGAAGTAA
- the surE gene encoding 5'/3'-nucleotidase SurE produces the protein MPKPLILITNDDGINAKGLRALVEIMTDLGDIIVVAPDKVQSGMGHAITINDTLRLNQVNTFGNIKAYECSGTSADCIKLAKTIVLKNKAPDLVVSGINHGSNSAISILYSGTMSAAIEAAIEEMPAIGFSLCDMDHNADFSHCKSFVKKIALQVLKTFLPKGVALNVNIPAKSNHPIKGIKICRQARAKWKEEFIERKDPSGKSYFWMTGDFINLDKGEDTDEFALTSNYVSIVPCEFDLTAHHAIAILNDEWELSSDH, from the coding sequence ATGCCTAAACCATTAATCCTTATAACAAATGACGATGGTATCAACGCTAAAGGTTTGAGAGCTTTAGTAGAAATAATGACTGATCTGGGAGACATAATCGTGGTGGCTCCTGATAAAGTTCAATCCGGGATGGGGCATGCAATCACCATTAACGATACCCTCAGATTAAATCAGGTCAATACATTTGGAAATATAAAAGCCTATGAGTGTTCAGGCACATCAGCCGATTGTATAAAATTAGCCAAAACTATTGTGCTAAAAAATAAAGCCCCGGACCTGGTAGTGAGCGGTATAAACCACGGAAGTAATTCAGCCATTAGTATTTTGTATTCAGGCACTATGTCTGCTGCTATTGAAGCTGCTATAGAAGAAATGCCTGCCATCGGTTTTTCTCTATGCGACATGGACCATAATGCTGATTTCTCACATTGTAAAAGTTTTGTGAAAAAGATAGCCCTCCAGGTGCTAAAAACTTTTTTGCCAAAAGGCGTGGCGCTGAACGTAAATATACCTGCTAAGTCAAACCACCCTATAAAAGGAATAAAGATCTGCAGGCAAGCCCGGGCAAAATGGAAGGAAGAATTTATTGAACGTAAAGACCCATCAGGCAAAAGCTACTTCTGGATGACAGGTGATTTTATCAATCTGGATAAAGGCGAAGATACAGATGAATTTGCATTGACCAGCAATTACGTCTCAATTGTCCCCTGTGAATTTGACCTTACGGCCCACCATGCCATTGCTATTCTGAATGATGAATGGGAACTATCGTCCGATCACTAA